In the genome of Candidatus Bathyarchaeota archaeon, one region contains:
- a CDS encoding pyruvoyl-dependent arginine decarboxylase: protein MIPKSFFVTSGKAVSKVSTLNAFDLALKAAGLSECNIVRVSSIIPPNCVETKPKKIPVGSITYAVMAAAEGTGGTISAGIAYGIDEEEGYGLVAEAYGCMDQASLRKELERRLAEMARVRGIELDNTKYRIETLEVPEGSHGSVLAALVYIV from the coding sequence GTGATCCCTAAGTCCTTTTTTGTGACAAGCGGCAAGGCTGTGAGTAAGGTCTCAACACTCAACGCGTTTGACCTTGCCTTGAAGGCTGCTGGACTGTCGGAATGCAATATTGTTAGGGTAAGTTCCATAATTCCGCCGAACTGCGTGGAGACCAAGCCTAAAAAGATCCCGGTAGGCTCGATCACTTATGCCGTTATGGCTGCTGCTGAGGGAACTGGGGGGACAATAAGCGCTGGGATCGCCTACGGAATAGACGAGGAAGAGGGATACGGCTTGGTCGCCGAAGCGTACGGTTGTATGGATCAGGCTTCCCTGAGGAAGGAGCTTGAGAGAAGGCTTGCTGAGATGGCTAGGGTTAGAGGGATAGAACTTGATAACACAAAATATCGGATTGAAACCCTCGAGGTTCCAGAAGGCTCACATGGCAGCGTTTTAGCAGCCCTTGTCTACATTGTCTGA